In Streptomyces durocortorensis, a genomic segment contains:
- a CDS encoding DJ-1/PfpI family protein has protein sequence MPQKILIVTGDAAESLEVLYPYQRLLEEGYEVDMAAPERKTLRFVVHDFEPGFDTYTEKPGYTWPADLSFSEVDPGAYIALVIPGGRAPEYLRNNAELRKIIGAFFSADRPVAQICHGPLITAATGNLSGRRVTAYPALEPDMQSAGATFQDAEAVVDGTLVSSRAWPDHAAWMREFLKVLRTL, from the coding sequence ATGCCGCAGAAGATCCTCATCGTCACCGGCGACGCCGCCGAGTCGCTTGAAGTCCTCTACCCGTACCAGCGGCTGCTGGAGGAGGGGTACGAGGTCGACATGGCGGCCCCCGAACGCAAGACGCTGCGTTTCGTGGTCCACGACTTCGAACCCGGCTTCGACACGTACACCGAGAAGCCCGGCTACACCTGGCCCGCCGACCTGTCGTTCTCCGAGGTGGACCCCGGGGCCTACATCGCCCTGGTGATCCCCGGCGGCCGTGCTCCCGAGTACCTCCGCAACAACGCCGAACTGCGGAAGATCATCGGCGCCTTCTTCTCCGCGGACCGCCCGGTGGCCCAGATCTGCCACGGCCCCCTGATCACCGCCGCCACCGGCAACCTCAGCGGCCGCCGCGTCACGGCTTACCCCGCCCTGGAGCCCGACATGCAGAGCGCGGGAGCGACGTTCCAGGACGCGGAAGCGGTGGTGGACGGCACCCTGGTCTCGTCGAGGGCGTGGCCGGACCACGCGGCATGGATGCGGGAGTTCCTGAAAGTGCTACGCACTCTTTGA